One part of the Mya arenaria isolate MELC-2E11 chromosome 3, ASM2691426v1 genome encodes these proteins:
- the LOC128225659 gene encoding uncharacterized protein LOC128225659, producing MTLLDEYESLVKSARHHDQREQYRMQSDDSKVTCSENITVEEIVKIYILGAVSCSLDATVHYSWDFAQQVHIPHHSQQDRPLYFKTARRCEVFGVCCEGSEKQVFYLGDEGVAPGKGANTVVSYLHHYLKNYGLGEEHAQFHFDNCQGQNKNNAVLGYAMLRTLAGGHKTIQDSLMLAGHTKFSCDWHFGVWKNRWRHMDAETVEEVASTVAMSSRNGHNIPHIVDGNSKPVLFYD from the exons ATGACACTTCTTGATGAATATGAAAGTCTTGTTAAAAGTGCTAGACATCATGATCAGAGGGAGCAATATAGAATGCAGAGTGATGACTCTAAAGTTACATGTAGTGAAAACATTACAGTTGAAG aaattgtgaaaatatatattttaggtgcAGTATCATGTTCCTTAGATGCAACCGTCCACTACAGCTGGGACTTTGCACAGCAGGTCCATATTCCACACCATAGCCAACAG GATAGACCCCTGTATTTCAAAACTGCCAGGAGATGTGAGGTATTTGGAGTTTGCTGTGAAGGATCTG AGAAACAAGTGTTTTACCTTGGTGATGAGGGTGTTGCCCCAGGCAAAGGAGCAAACACAGTAGTCAGCTACCTCCACCATTACCTTAAAAACTACGGCCTGGGTGAGGAACATGCCCAGTTCCACTTTGACAATTGCCAAGGAcagaacaaaaataatgcaGTTCTTGGTTATGCTATGTTGAGAACATTGGCGG GAGGGCATAAGACAATCCAGGACTCACTGATGCTAGCCGGCCACACCAAATTTTCATGCGATTGGCATTTTGGAGTTTGGAAAAACAGATGGAGACACATGGATGCAGAGACAGTTGAG gaGGTGGCTTCCACAGTAGCAATGTCATCCCGTAATGGCCACAACATCCCCCATATTGTTGATGGCAACAGCAAACCAGTGTTGTTCTATGACTGA